AATGGTGTTAACTGGGTGAGCTGGGAGCCTATGTGGCAATCCAACCCTTTAATCGCCAAGCTCGGCAATTGTGCAGCGCGCGCGTAAACCGCCGGTGCGCGCTCGATGGCAATACCGAATTTATTTTCTTTCAAACCAGTGGAGATATAGGGATGGGTATTGGCATCTACATCCGGGTTTACGCGCAGCGATACATTGGCCACTTTGCCTTTTTGTGCTGCCACATCGGCCAACAATTCCAGCTCCGCTTCCGATTCGACATTGAAACAGAAAATGCCAACATCCAGTGCGCGCGCCATTTCTTCCACGCTTTTACCCACACCGGAAAATACGATGCGCGATGGTTGGCCGCCAGCGCGTAATACCCGCTCCAATTCACCACCGGAGACTATGTCAAACCCAGCGCCGAGTTTGGCGAGCATATTTAAAATGGCGAGGTTGGAGTTGGCCTTGATGGCATAACAAATCATGCCGGGATGCGAACCCAACGCCTGCGCATAGGATAAATATTGTTGGGTAAACGCCGCGCGGCTATAGACATAACAAGGCGTACCAAAGCGCTCGGCAACGGCGCTCAGCGGGGTATCTTCAACGTAGAGTTCGCCGTGGCGTTCAGTGAAATGCTGCATAAGAAATCTCAATCTGGAAAACGGTAGGACAAATTAGGACGGATCGGTACCGGGTGCTACAGATGTAGACGCGGGCGCGCTCGCCGGTGCAGACGATGCCGGTTTGGCCGCCGGTGCGGCGTCAGGCTGGGGCTTAGATTGTTGTTGCGGTAAATACAGCGGACCTTTTTGCCCACAAGCGGCAATACCACCCGCCATGATTGCCACAGCGCAGAAGATTACTGCGCTTTTCATAACCACTCGCGTACTTTTCATAACCACCCGCGCATTTTGCATAACCACCGTCCGATAAGACCCCACGCCTGACGCACGAACAGGACGCCAAGGCGCACCGGGTTCAAATAACACAGGAGTGGGATAACGAGTCAGGATAAAGACGGGGCAGTATAACCCTGCACCCTCAGCCCCACAACAAAACACCGTAGGCTGAGACAGCAGGAGGGATTAATCAGAAAAGAAAAAGCAGGAGTTACAGCAGCGCGCGCAATTCGTCAGCCGTGACCAAACCGCCTTGGTTGCGCATCGCCACTTGCTTGAGCAGATTTTTCAGGCCGTCTACGTTAGCGGTAAATTCGTGGGTCTCGAGTAATTGCCAAGCGCAATCCTGCAAGTCCACATCGCCCGCCAAGGCAAACTCGGCAATAAAAAACTGCACCAAATCGTGCAGATCTTCGCGGCGTTCTGCCAGTGTTGGCAATGGCAGCGATTGCACAAAATGCATCATCCAGCCCAAGCCAATCGCCACCGGGTCAATTGCCGCACTACTCAAACTGAACACCAGCGAGAGCGATGTGCCACTGCGGGTGGCCGCCATCCACTGCAAGCAAAAATGGCGCAGTGCCAGCATATCCTTGGCTGAAAGCGCATCAATACTGCGCAAAAACAAGGTGCCACCGGTGGCGCAACTGCGCAGTGATTGCAAAATGGCAGTGGCGGTTCCCTCTTCCCATTCGCGACAATCTGACTCAATAAAAGGAGCCGTTTCACTGCATGCGATATCGTGAAAGCGGCGCGCCGCTATAATTTTGCCGGTGCCTTTATCAGCGCGCAGCAATACGGGCGACTTCCTTTTGGCCAATTGATCGATCCGTTGATCCAACTGGCGCAATATTGAACTGTTGCCGACCCAAAAACTTTGGTCGCCATACCAGTGAATAGAGCGATAACGAGACTGATAGCGACTGATAACACGCACAATCTCTTCAATCACCAAAGACAACTCATGCTTGACTGTCGCATCGGCCACGTGCACACCGGGCGCCATTTGCACCACCAGATAACCCAGGCGCTGGGACTCGTTGTCCGGGGTTTTGAAATTGACCGGTAAACTCAATGCAGCCTCTGCATCAAATCCTTGAAAGGGAGAGGCGTTTGCCTCCTGGGTAGAAATAATAAATTCCTCGGCACCACCGGAGGCGGCAACAAATAAATCGCGCACGTCGTCGGCCAACAACAAATGGCGATAGCCTTGATGGTTAAGGCAGCGCAGAGTGACCGCCGCCTGCTCCAAACCAAGGCGTGTTGCGGCAGAACGCAGAATCATTTTGGTCAGCGCAATAAAACTTTTATTGACAGGAACCCAACGCGGAACAGACGATTGATTAAACTTGCGTGTTGGGCGAACCCGGCTTTTATAACTGCTAACGGCCTGAAAGAGGGCGATCATAGCGATATTCTCATAACTCACACGGACGATAACTGGGAAAACATCGGCATCTTGTGGCAATCTATAGCCATCGGACGTTACTGACCATTACACGGAATTACATGCAGAACTGGCGCACGCCGGCTAAACCTATAAAAAGACCCAGGTGTTAGCTAAACAAAACACCGGTTCGGCCGATTACTCACGGCCCGGCAAGGAATCAGCGGCATAGGTAGACCCCGAATACAATCGCCATTGCTAGATACATTGGCCCCAAACCCTGATCAGAAAAACAAGAGTTAACCCGGACCCACTATGGCTTATTTGTTGGATGTCGCTGCAGAGGCCTATTTTCCTCTCGCCCCTCATCACACCTTTGGCAGGCTCGCCAATAGTGTGGACACCCATATCGATAAACCCTACGTCTCCAAGTTACATGCCGCGATTGAATGGAACGGAGAACACTGGCGCATTAAAAATCTCGGCCTCAACGGCACCTGGATCAATGGCATCGCCATGGCGCAGGGCGAGACCCGCGAGCTGGCGGTGCACGATGAAATT
The nucleotide sequence above comes from Cellvibrio sp. PSBB023. Encoded proteins:
- a CDS encoding sigma 54-interacting transcriptional regulator, with protein sequence MIALFQAVSSYKSRVRPTRKFNQSSVPRWVPVNKSFIALTKMILRSAATRLGLEQAAVTLRCLNHQGYRHLLLADDVRDLFVAASGGAEEFIISTQEANASPFQGFDAEAALSLPVNFKTPDNESQRLGYLVVQMAPGVHVADATVKHELSLVIEEIVRVISRYQSRYRSIHWYGDQSFWVGNSSILRQLDQRIDQLAKRKSPVLLRADKGTGKIIAARRFHDIACSETAPFIESDCREWEEGTATAILQSLRSCATGGTLFLRSIDALSAKDMLALRHFCLQWMAATRSGTSLSLVFSLSSAAIDPVAIGLGWMMHFVQSLPLPTLAERREDLHDLVQFFIAEFALAGDVDLQDCAWQLLETHEFTANVDGLKNLLKQVAMRNQGGLVTADELRALL
- a CDS encoding lipoprotein, with protein sequence MKSAVIFCAVAIMAGGIAACGQKGPLYLPQQQSKPQPDAAPAAKPASSAPASAPASTSVAPGTDPS
- the lysA gene encoding diaminopimelate decarboxylase, coding for MQHFTERHGELYVEDTPLSAVAERFGTPCYVYSRAAFTQQYLSYAQALGSHPGMICYAIKANSNLAILNMLAKLGAGFDIVSGGELERVLRAGGQPSRIVFSGVGKSVEEMARALDVGIFCFNVESEAELELLADVAAQKGKVANVSLRVNPDVDANTHPYISTGLKENKFGIAIERAPAVYARAAQLPSLAIKGLDCHIGSQLTQLTPFLDALDRLLLLVDELAASGITISHLDLGGGLGVTYRNETPPPVADYMAAIKTKLGDRKLALMFEPGRSISANSGVLLTKVMFLKPTEHKNFAVIDAAMNDNIRPSLYQAWQDIRPVKPHAGEVKKWDLVGPICETGDFLGKDRDLAIEAGDLLAVMSAGAYGFSMSSNYNTRGRAAEILVDGDQMHLARARETFDDMIRGEHLLPE